Genomic window (Zingiber officinale cultivar Zhangliang chromosome 2B, Zo_v1.1, whole genome shotgun sequence):
CACCGAAGTGACGCTACAAAAACACACAATAagctcaaggaaaaggagaacACTCAAAACTTCTGAAAAGAATTTAGGGCAGCAAATGTCTAGAGCTGGAGTGATGTCTATAGCTAATCGTCATCGGAGATGGTGGAGTCGACGAAGCTGGAGCTGCTGTCGTCGACAAAGGGAGGGGATGGAGCTGGAACTACTATCGATCGTCGACGAAGGGAGAGGATGGAATTGAAGCTACTGGCGATCTTCAATGAAGGGAGGGGATGAAGTTGGAGCTGCTATCATTGACGAAGGGAGTGGACGGAGCTGGAGCTCCTAGCGATCGTCGACGGAGGGAGTTGTGAATTTTGAGAGGAAAGAGTTTAGGGTAAAACATGGGATTTTGGGAGGGCAAAGCACAGGTTTCGTTTTCGGTTACATTTTGCATGTGTTGTTTGGGACTGATATTGATAaatctgattaattattttttttactaaccAAAAtacctctttctttttttttttatttaaatcgaTTAGTTCTGGGCGGCTGTTCCACCGTACAAAAAATTCTCACTAAATTTAAAAGGTGCATATGGGTTCTGATAAGTGCGAGATCACCTTTGTGAATTTCAAATCCTTTATTACATGAAAATCCATCCAACTTTTAACCGTCACGCCTCTTGAAGCTTGAAAATCAAAAGTAAATTCTCGATAAATTCAATGAACAGAAAGAGCACCAACTCAATCTCTCGCCTTTTATTaacatttttttatcaaaaaaaaagaatatttcaAGATCGTAATGCTTTGGCGAAATCAAAAGACCTTGGGAAGGGCGACAGAGACGCTGACGGCAAACGCAAAGAGCAGCATGAAGAGTCCGGTGAAGTTGATGACCCGCGACTCCGCCCCCGGCGCCGCGTCCATCTGCACCAACCCCGTCTCCGCCGTGCACACCGTCATCAGAAACACCACCAGCCCCGCCGACTTGTGCACCGGCACCAGCAACCCCCTCATAGCCGGCGACGCCCCCGGAAACCAGAAGTTCACAAACCCGAACACCCACTGCGCCACGTCGCCGCCTTCTCCGTCAATCCCGTTCATAAATTTTACAGCACAAATTAGTATTTTTAATTTGATCGTTACCTGCAGCCCGAACAAGCAGATGGTGAGCATGCCCAGCCAGGAGTGCAAGCTGACCATGTCGGGGAGGGTGGCGGCGTTGTGGTACTTGAAGGCGGCGTAGATCCCCAAAATCCCGAGGCCGAGCGCGATCAGGTGGAGGAGAAGGTGGACGAACTTCTGCAGCATCTTGTCCGCCGGCACTATCTTGTACGCCATTATAGCTGCTCGATCACCATTAAACCAATCCTCTCAAATTTCCGATGCAAAAAACAGAGCAGAGCAGGGCGGCCGAGCTGTACCTTCGCCGATGATGAGAATGAAGCCCAAGGACATCACCAGAGGATGCACCTGTCGATTTATAGCAACAAGCTAGTAAAGATCGAGTCGGATTGATGCGTAAGAAGGTTGAGGGGCCTGTACGTTGAAAATGAGGTTGGCGTCGTCGGAGTGGAGGCGGGCGGCGCCGCCGCGGAAGTGGAGGACCCAGACGAGGACGAGGATGAAGACGGTGAGGGCGAAGACGTGGGCGACGTGGGTGATGTGGGCTGCGGCCGCCAGGTACCCGGGTTGCACTGACGTCAGGACCATTTCAACTGGTGCCGACGTACGTGCCGTCGTCTCCGGCGACTGATTGACCGACCAAACCGACGGCGATGTTGCACCCGCTGGCGATAGCCGGTGGCGTTTGGGTATTTGTAGAGATTAAGAATGGGAATTGCGTGGAAAGAAATGGCCGCCGGAGTTGGGTTTGGTATCAAATGGATGGATGAATGCTTTGTTTGCCGTGGAAAGAGGGGAGGAATCAAAGCAACGCATCTCTGGTTTTCTCATCCTCCATGGATTAGAACTTCAGTTATTGTTTAGATTAGGGTTGAATCAAATGTCCGGGAACAAATTTGATGTTCcacttaataaaaatttatttatatttgttcaatatacacacaaaaataatgaacaaatttaaatatatatgtgtTCAACTAGTTTGActtaataatattggtgcaattTTTCTTGACTCAAAGTTGACCagattgactaagtttgagttggctcaaacttgagtcttgatgtttgagttttgatatttgataatatatggagattgctagtgCAATTGTTCATATGAAAAATTGACGGTCAAAAGTAGActagaagagttaagtaggtcaaggttgactatatacttagggggcgtttgatttaagagaataggagtggggaat
Coding sequences:
- the LOC122049174 gene encoding probable ascorbate-specific transmembrane electron transporter 2; translated protein: MVLTSVQPGYLAAAAHITHVAHVFALTVFILVLVWVLHFRGGAARLHSDDANLIFNVHPLVMSLGFILIIGEAIMAYKIVPADKMLQKFVHLLLHLIALGLGILGIYAAFKYHNAATLPDMVSLHSWLGMLTICLFGLQWVFGFVNFWFPGASPAMRGLLVPVHKSAGLVVFLMTVCTAETGLVQMDAAPGAESRVINFTGLFMLLFAFAVSVSVALPKVF